One window of the Streptomyces asoensis genome contains the following:
- a CDS encoding GlsB/YeaQ/YmgE family stress response membrane protein → MGIIAWIVIGLLAGIIAKALMPGKDPGGIIITMLIGIAGGLLGGWLGKVLFGVDSIDGFFDLSTWIAAIVGSFILLALYRLVTGNRHSHRHA, encoded by the coding sequence ATGGGCATCATCGCGTGGATCGTGATCGGTCTGCTCGCCGGCATCATCGCCAAGGCCTTGATGCCGGGCAAGGACCCCGGCGGCATCATCATCACCATGCTCATCGGCATCGCCGGCGGTCTGCTCGGCGGCTGGCTCGGCAAGGTGCTCTTCGGCGTCGACTCCATCGACGGGTTCTTCGACCTCTCCACCTGGATCGCCGCGATCGTGGGCTCCTTCATCCTGCTCGCTCTCTACCGCCTCGTCACGGGCAACCGGCATTCGCACCGCCACGCGTGA
- a CDS encoding pyridoxamine 5'-phosphate oxidase family protein — translation MDAEPRSHAQRRHDTEHRLTHDVDVWVASASADGAPYLVPLSFDWDGEALLAATPTNSPTGRNLATTRVVRLALGRTRDVTMIDGDVEVLELDGLPPERCDRFADRTGFDPRVSATSYRWFRIVPRRIQSWREENELSDRELMRDGRWLI, via the coding sequence ATGGACGCCGAACCCCGCTCCCACGCTCAGCGTCGCCACGACACCGAACACCGGCTCACCCACGACGTCGATGTCTGGGTGGCCAGTGCCTCGGCGGACGGCGCGCCGTACCTGGTCCCGCTGTCCTTCGACTGGGACGGCGAGGCGCTGTTGGCGGCCACCCCGACGAACAGCCCCACCGGCAGGAACCTGGCCACCACCCGTGTCGTTCGGCTGGCGCTCGGCCGCACCCGCGACGTCACCATGATCGACGGCGACGTCGAGGTCCTCGAGCTCGACGGGCTGCCGCCGGAGCGATGCGACCGGTTCGCCGACCGCACGGGTTTCGATCCGCGTGTGTCGGCCACCTCGTATCGCTGGTTCCGGATCGTCCCGCGCCGTATCCAGTCCTGGCGCGAGGAGAACGAGCTGTCCGACCGCGAGCTGATGCGCGACGGCCGGTGGCTGATCTGA
- a CDS encoding AI-2E family transporter — MSTPPDQPASPLERRSSGEPHVPGLLRTAAAYAWRIIAVGVVVRVAFSVLGQFHRVAVAVFLGLVITAVLRPVAGLLARFMPRPLAVAAAIVGGAVLVIGALALVGETAADQRSGLEKEFVTGIDRIERQLEEPPFRLPPDAFDDLQSRIGKLLSSHRSTLISTALSGASRLLEVLTVLALAVFCAVFFTYSGDRQWQWVCDQLQDGARRQVTVAGRAAWRTFTGYTHGILLVAATNAVLVGIALFALGVPLAVPLALLEFLAAFIPLIGSPIALAIAAVVALASKGAVIALVVVALIVVIGQIEGHLLHPLVMSWAVRLHPVVVALAVVGGAVAAGVIGAVVAVPLVAVVWSVYQALRGRADGPE, encoded by the coding sequence ATGTCCACACCCCCCGATCAGCCCGCCTCGCCGCTCGAACGCCGAAGCAGCGGGGAGCCGCACGTGCCGGGTCTGTTGCGGACCGCGGCTGCGTACGCATGGCGGATCATCGCCGTCGGTGTCGTCGTCCGCGTCGCCTTCTCCGTGCTCGGGCAGTTTCACCGGGTCGCCGTCGCCGTCTTTCTGGGGCTTGTCATCACCGCCGTGCTCCGCCCGGTGGCCGGCCTCCTTGCGCGCTTCATGCCCCGGCCGCTCGCGGTCGCCGCCGCGATCGTCGGCGGCGCCGTCCTCGTCATCGGCGCGCTGGCCCTGGTGGGTGAGACCGCGGCGGATCAGCGGAGTGGGCTGGAGAAGGAGTTCGTCACGGGAATCGACCGGATCGAACGTCAGCTGGAGGAACCGCCCTTCCGCCTTCCTCCGGACGCGTTCGACGATCTCCAGTCCCGGATCGGCAAGCTCCTGTCGAGCCACCGTTCCACCCTCATCAGTACGGCGCTCAGCGGTGCGAGCCGGCTGCTCGAGGTACTGACCGTGCTCGCACTGGCCGTGTTCTGCGCGGTCTTCTTCACGTATTCCGGCGACCGGCAATGGCAGTGGGTGTGCGACCAGCTCCAGGACGGGGCACGGCGGCAGGTCACGGTCGCGGGCCGGGCCGCCTGGCGGACCTTCACCGGCTACACGCACGGCATCCTGCTGGTGGCCGCGACCAACGCGGTCCTCGTGGGCATCGCGCTGTTCGCTCTGGGGGTGCCGCTGGCGGTGCCGTTGGCGCTGCTGGAGTTCCTGGCCGCGTTCATTCCTCTGATCGGCTCGCCGATCGCCCTGGCGATCGCGGCCGTCGTCGCGCTCGCTTCGAAGGGAGCGGTCATCGCCCTGGTGGTCGTGGCCCTGATCGTCGTCATCGGACAGATCGAGGGCCACCTTCTGCACCCCCTCGTGATGAGCTGGGCCGTCCGGTTGCACCCGGTGGTGGTCGCACTGGCGGTCGTCGGCGGAGCGGTCGCGGCGGGGGTGATCGGCGCCGTGGTCGCCGTACCGCTGGTGGCCGTGGTGTGGTCCGTGTACCAGGCCCTGCGAGGTCGCGCCGACGGCCCGGAATGA
- a CDS encoding NAD-dependent protein deacetylase, which yields MRMRPTLSWTPAEDLPPGTTSLEQVVDTLTAGGVLVLSGAGISTESGIPDYRGEGGSLSRHTPMTYQDFTGDARARRRYWARSHLGWRTFGRARPNAGHRAVAAFARHGLLSGVITQNVDGLHQVAGSEGVVELHGNLGRVVCLSCGASSPRHELARRLAEANAGFEPVAAAINPDGDADLTDAQVGDFRVVPCTVCGGILKPDVVFFGEAVPPPRVEHCRTLVREAASLLVLGSSLTVMSGLRFVRQAGQAGTPVLIVNRDPTRGDRHALTRVALPLGTALTTVAGRLGIPLDDEAAPV from the coding sequence ATGCGCATGCGCCCCACTCTGAGCTGGACCCCTGCCGAGGACCTGCCGCCGGGCACGACCAGTCTGGAGCAGGTCGTCGACACGCTGACCGCCGGCGGTGTGCTGGTGCTCAGCGGGGCGGGCATCTCCACGGAGTCGGGCATCCCCGACTACCGGGGCGAGGGCGGGAGCCTGAGCCGGCACACCCCGATGACCTACCAGGACTTCACCGGCGACGCCCGGGCCAGGCGCCGGTACTGGGCGCGCAGCCACCTCGGATGGCGCACCTTCGGGCGCGCCCGCCCCAATGCCGGGCACCGGGCCGTGGCCGCGTTCGCGCGGCACGGCCTGCTCTCGGGTGTCATCACGCAGAACGTCGACGGCCTGCATCAGGTCGCCGGCAGCGAAGGCGTCGTGGAACTCCACGGAAACCTGGGCCGGGTCGTCTGCCTGTCCTGCGGTGCCTCCAGCCCGCGCCACGAGCTCGCCCGACGGCTGGCGGAGGCAAATGCGGGCTTCGAGCCCGTGGCAGCCGCGATCAACCCGGACGGTGACGCCGACCTCACCGACGCACAGGTCGGGGACTTCCGCGTGGTGCCCTGCACGGTCTGCGGCGGCATCCTCAAACCGGACGTGGTGTTCTTCGGCGAAGCCGTTCCGCCGCCGCGCGTCGAGCACTGCCGCACGCTGGTCCGCGAGGCGGCCTCGCTGCTGGTCCTGGGTTCCTCACTGACGGTGATGTCCGGACTTCGGTTCGTCCGTCAGGCGGGTCAGGCCGGGACGCCTGTGCTGATCGTCAACCGGGACCCGACCCGGGGCGACCGGCACGCCCTCACCCGGGTCGCGCTCCCACTGGGAACGGCCCTCACCACCGTGGCCGGTCGGCTGGGCATCCCGCTCGACGACGAGGCGGCGCCTGTCTGA
- a CDS encoding acyl-CoA dehydrogenase family protein, with protein MTSLTEQQNVADFYDFEAALTEEERKVLLRTRAFMRDEVQPLVAEHWADGTFPMELIGRFRESGLVGLSYEGYGDHGPVASHLLTGMMAMEMSRVDASVATFFGVHNGLAMYAIHACGDQAQRDRWLPGMARMDAIGAFALTEPLDGSDIAAGMHTTARRDGDTWVLNGAKRWIGNATFADHIVVWARDVDDDQVKGFVVDKGTPGFKAEKIAHKTSLRIVENADVTLTDVRVPESDRLQNASSFRDVAEVLRATRSGVAWQALGVMVGAYELALRYATQRQQFGRPLAGFQLVQDLLVKSLGNITSSWGMLHRLAGLQDAGVFRDEHSSLAKAHVTARMREVVAWSREIFGGNGIVLEYDVARFFADAEAIYSFEGTREMNTLIVGKAITGQSAFV; from the coding sequence ATGACTTCACTCACGGAACAGCAGAACGTGGCCGACTTCTACGACTTCGAGGCCGCTCTCACGGAGGAGGAGCGCAAGGTTCTGCTCAGGACAAGGGCGTTCATGCGCGACGAGGTGCAGCCCCTGGTGGCCGAGCACTGGGCCGACGGGACCTTCCCCATGGAGCTGATCGGTCGTTTCCGAGAGAGTGGACTGGTCGGACTGTCGTACGAGGGCTACGGCGACCACGGCCCCGTCGCCAGTCATCTGTTGACCGGGATGATGGCGATGGAGATGAGCCGTGTCGACGCTTCGGTCGCCACCTTCTTCGGCGTCCACAACGGACTCGCCATGTACGCGATCCACGCCTGCGGCGACCAGGCCCAGCGCGACCGCTGGCTGCCCGGCATGGCGAGGATGGACGCCATCGGGGCGTTCGCCCTCACGGAGCCGCTCGACGGCTCCGACATCGCGGCCGGCATGCACACCACCGCCCGGCGGGACGGCGACACGTGGGTGCTCAACGGCGCCAAGCGCTGGATCGGCAACGCCACCTTCGCCGACCACATCGTCGTCTGGGCCCGCGACGTCGATGACGACCAGGTCAAGGGATTCGTCGTCGACAAGGGCACGCCCGGATTCAAGGCGGAGAAGATCGCCCACAAGACGTCGCTGCGCATCGTCGAGAACGCGGACGTCACCCTCACCGACGTCCGGGTGCCGGAGAGCGATCGGCTTCAGAACGCGTCTTCCTTCCGCGACGTCGCGGAAGTCCTGCGCGCCACGCGCAGTGGAGTCGCCTGGCAGGCCCTCGGTGTCATGGTCGGCGCGTACGAGCTGGCCCTGCGCTATGCCACGCAGAGGCAGCAGTTCGGCCGTCCGCTCGCGGGTTTCCAGCTCGTGCAGGACCTCTTGGTGAAGAGCCTGGGCAACATCACTTCGAGCTGGGGCATGCTGCATCGGCTCGCCGGGTTGCAGGACGCCGGGGTGTTCCGGGACGAGCACTCGTCCCTGGCCAAGGCCCACGTCACCGCCCGCATGCGCGAGGTCGTGGCCTGGTCCCGGGAGATCTTCGGGGGCAACGGGATCGTCCTGGAGTACGACGTGGCGCGCTTCTTCGCGGATGCGGAGGCCATCTACTCGTTCGAAGGCACCCGGGAGATGAACACACTGATCGTCGGCAAGGCGATCACCGGGCAGAGTGCCTTCGTCTGA
- a CDS encoding oxygenase MpaB family protein: MLTVVREQLGRALFRRVAGPDGPATRERIHHTPGPRWFAPDRPIRTVHGDASMFIGGLSALLLQSLHPLAMAAVAGHSGYRGDPWGRLQRTSTFLAVTTYGTAADAQRAVDNVRSIHERIRGTTAEGVPYHAADPHLLGWVHAAETDSFLRAHERFGARPLDAAGYDAYVADTARVAEALGVSDPPRDRRELSERLTAYRYELRATSEARAAARFLLFQPPLPLAVRPFYGGLAANAVVLLPPWARGMLWLPRVPVVEDLAVRPTGQALTRTIRWVMTPPRESRPM; the protein is encoded by the coding sequence GTGCTGACCGTAGTCCGTGAGCAACTGGGCCGGGCCCTGTTCCGCCGCGTCGCCGGACCCGACGGACCTGCGACGCGTGAGCGAATCCACCACACTCCCGGCCCGCGCTGGTTCGCACCGGACCGCCCGATCCGCACCGTCCACGGTGACGCATCGATGTTCATCGGTGGGCTGAGCGCGCTGCTGTTGCAGTCCCTGCATCCGCTCGCCATGGCGGCGGTGGCCGGGCACTCCGGATACCGCGGCGACCCGTGGGGCCGACTGCAACGCACCAGCACCTTCCTGGCTGTGACGACCTACGGCACGGCCGCGGACGCTCAGCGGGCGGTCGACAACGTCCGAAGCATCCATGAGCGGATCCGCGGGACGACGGCCGAGGGCGTGCCGTACCACGCGGCCGATCCGCACCTGCTCGGCTGGGTGCACGCAGCCGAGACGGACAGCTTCCTGCGCGCCCACGAACGCTTCGGAGCCCGCCCGCTGGACGCCGCCGGCTACGACGCCTACGTCGCCGACACCGCGCGGGTCGCCGAGGCGCTGGGGGTGAGCGACCCACCGCGTGACCGCCGCGAGCTGTCCGAGCGTCTGACCGCCTACCGGTACGAACTCAGGGCCACGTCCGAGGCCCGCGCCGCCGCCCGATTCCTGCTGTTCCAGCCTCCCCTGCCCCTTGCGGTACGGCCCTTCTACGGCGGGCTGGCTGCGAACGCCGTCGTGCTGCTCCCGCCCTGGGCCCGGGGCATGCTGTGGCTGCCCCGGGTGCCGGTCGTCGAGGATCTCGCCGTACGGCCCACCGGGCAGGCCCTGACCCGGACCATCCGCTGGGTCATGACCCCACCGCGCGAGTCCCGCCCTATGTGA
- a CDS encoding LmeA family phospholipid-binding protein, translating to MRTPHRMDPDPHHRPYDRSEAPHNPYEELGALDDGPLDEFLGEGTAEEWAEQEQEQEPEQEPEWTPPVHRRGGRRRRRGRFAGLPLAAKAVVSLVVLAAFVTLADRWALLYAEHKAADTLKDQLDLAAAPEVEIGGFPFLTQLADKRLDSVQVTVPDVSADRVSLAKVSATAHDIRLDADGLTSVRGAHVPRLDGDVLLSFADLNRELGASQVMFTGDGRDRVRARGILPVAGHDLRLRAEATIQRQGERGIGTQIGGIRLDIGDLATYRPGTRASDGLHLTPKASADLARETRKAKALLSVPAIVQRLGVPKATVREALSDDGKLAELTGSPRFARQAQTLNLIDLALDNPEVLRGLGLDPDLLNALSQLTRPALAGRLSLAFELPEPKQGDMRLRYVRVEKDGIRVRLSGSGLTLGSS from the coding sequence ATGCGCACCCCCCACCGCATGGATCCGGATCCGCATCACCGTCCCTACGACCGCTCGGAAGCGCCGCACAATCCCTACGAGGAGCTCGGCGCCCTCGACGACGGCCCTCTGGACGAGTTCCTCGGCGAGGGCACCGCCGAGGAATGGGCAGAGCAGGAGCAGGAGCAGGAACCGGAGCAGGAACCGGAGTGGACCCCGCCCGTCCACCGCCGCGGCGGCCGACGCCGGCGGCGGGGCCGTTTCGCCGGTCTGCCGCTCGCGGCGAAGGCGGTGGTGAGCCTGGTCGTCCTCGCCGCCTTCGTCACTCTCGCCGACCGCTGGGCGCTGCTGTACGCCGAGCACAAGGCCGCGGACACCCTCAAGGACCAGTTGGACCTGGCCGCGGCGCCCGAGGTGGAGATCGGCGGCTTCCCCTTCCTCACCCAACTCGCCGACAAGCGGCTGGACTCGGTGCAGGTGACCGTGCCGGACGTGTCGGCCGACCGGGTGTCGCTGGCGAAGGTGTCGGCCACGGCCCATGACATCCGGTTGGACGCCGACGGGCTCACCTCCGTGCGCGGCGCCCACGTCCCCCGGCTCGACGGCGACGTCCTGCTGTCCTTCGCCGACCTCAACCGCGAACTCGGCGCTTCCCAGGTGATGTTCACCGGTGACGGCCGTGACCGGGTCCGGGCCCGCGGCATCCTGCCGGTCGCCGGGCACGACCTGCGACTGCGCGCCGAGGCCACGATCCAGCGGCAGGGCGAGCGGGGCATCGGCACGCAGATCGGCGGCATACGCCTGGACATCGGGGACCTGGCCACCTACCGCCCCGGCACGCGCGCCTCGGACGGCCTCCACCTCACGCCCAAGGCGTCCGCCGACCTCGCCCGGGAGACCCGTAAGGCAAAGGCGCTGCTGTCGGTCCCGGCGATCGTGCAGCGACTGGGGGTGCCCAAGGCGACCGTGCGCGAGGCCTTGAGCGACGACGGCAAGCTGGCCGAACTGACCGGCTCCCCGCGCTTCGCCCGCCAGGCCCAGACCCTCAACCTCATCGACCTGGCACTGGACAACCCCGAGGTCCTCCGCGGTCTGGGCCTCGACCCCGACCTCCTCAACGCCCTGTCCCAGCTCACCCGTCCGGCCCTCGCCGGCCGGCTTTCCCTGGCCTTCGAGCTGCCGGAGCCGAAGCAGGGGGACATGCGGCTGCGGTACGTCCGCGTGGAGAAGGACGGCATCCGGGTGCGGCTCAGCGGCTCGGGGCTGACCCTGGGCAGCTCGTGA
- a CDS encoding MFS transporter: MADLLTDGQPDPARSGPPDITSLPTQVRQDLTRRLRRNKRPFRDEDVQVVEPPLLRRAVSASALGNCMEWFDFGVYSYLAATIGKVFFPGASPAAQVVSSFATFAAAFVVRPLGGLVFGPLGDRLGRQKVLATTMIMMAVGTFAIGLIPSYATIGIAAPILLLLARMVQGFSTGGEYGGATTFVAEYSPDRRRGFLSSWLDFGTFVGYALGSALVTTLNLALSDTQMLSWGWRIPFLIAGPLGAIGLYMRLKLEESPAFQQQLDEHEESLAKESAGTEFKTIVKDHWRALLICMGLVLLYNVTNYMVTGFLPTYQTETLGRSSSSADVLVLVGMVWIVLLITFLGRLSDHVGRRPLYGFAAAGMILLAIPSFLLIKMDGTWPPVFGVLILSTLLACFAAPSAATLPALFPTAVRYAAMGIGFNFAVAAFGGTTPLVTEALVSITGNDMMPAFYLMAAGAIGLFTVRFLPESAQVSLHGSQPMVGSKKERRELIVTSQELYRVGRETSDHR; the protein is encoded by the coding sequence GTGGCTGACCTACTGACCGACGGGCAGCCCGACCCAGCGCGGTCCGGGCCGCCCGACATCACCAGTCTGCCCACACAGGTCCGTCAGGACCTGACGCGCAGGCTGAGGCGGAACAAGCGTCCCTTCCGCGACGAGGACGTCCAGGTCGTCGAACCACCACTGCTCCGACGTGCGGTCAGCGCCTCGGCACTCGGTAACTGCATGGAATGGTTCGACTTCGGCGTCTACAGCTACCTTGCCGCCACCATCGGAAAGGTCTTCTTCCCCGGAGCGTCTCCCGCCGCCCAGGTGGTCTCGTCCTTCGCCACCTTCGCGGCCGCGTTCGTCGTACGCCCGCTCGGCGGCCTCGTCTTCGGGCCGCTCGGGGACCGCCTCGGCCGGCAGAAGGTACTCGCCACCACCATGATCATGATGGCGGTCGGCACGTTCGCCATCGGTCTCATCCCCAGTTACGCCACAATCGGCATCGCCGCCCCGATCCTGCTGTTGCTCGCCCGCATGGTGCAGGGCTTCTCCACCGGCGGCGAGTACGGGGGCGCCACGACCTTCGTCGCCGAGTACTCGCCCGACCGTCGTCGCGGCTTCCTCTCCAGCTGGCTCGACTTCGGCACCTTCGTCGGCTACGCGCTGGGCTCCGCCCTGGTCACCACGCTCAATCTCGCCCTCAGCGACACGCAGATGCTCTCGTGGGGCTGGCGGATCCCGTTCCTGATCGCGGGCCCGCTCGGGGCGATCGGCCTCTACATGCGTCTCAAGCTCGAGGAGTCGCCCGCGTTCCAGCAACAGCTCGACGAACACGAGGAGAGCCTCGCCAAGGAATCGGCGGGTACCGAGTTCAAGACCATCGTCAAGGACCACTGGCGGGCCCTGCTCATCTGCATGGGACTGGTACTGCTCTACAACGTCACCAACTACATGGTCACGGGTTTCCTGCCCACCTATCAGACGGAGACCCTCGGCCGCTCCAGCAGTTCGGCGGACGTCCTCGTGCTCGTGGGCATGGTGTGGATCGTGCTGCTGATCACCTTCCTCGGCAGGCTCAGCGACCACGTCGGCCGACGCCCCCTCTACGGCTTCGCGGCGGCGGGAATGATCCTGCTCGCCATCCCCTCCTTCCTGTTGATCAAGATGGACGGAACCTGGCCGCCGGTCTTCGGTGTGCTGATCCTGTCCACCCTGCTGGCGTGCTTCGCCGCGCCGAGTGCCGCGACGCTGCCCGCGCTGTTCCCGACGGCCGTCCGCTACGCGGCCATGGGCATCGGCTTCAACTTCGCGGTGGCCGCGTTCGGCGGTACGACCCCACTGGTCACGGAGGCGCTGGTGAGCATCACCGGAAACGACATGATGCCCGCGTTCTACCTCATGGCCGCCGGCGCCATCGGGCTGTTCACGGTCCGCTTCCTGCCGGAGAGCGCCCAGGTGTCCCTCCACGGCTCCCAGCCGATGGTGGGATCGAAGAAGGAGCGCCGGGAACTGATCGTCACCTCGCAGGAGCTGTACCGGGTCGGCCGCGAGACGTCCGACCACCGCTGA
- a CDS encoding hemerythrin domain-containing protein, producing the protein MSDTRDVVALILQDHRRMEDLFRLMRSVEADRAAALREFADLLIAHALAEEAKVYPALKRFKNIEDEEVEHGEEEHEEGNKALLELLEVDEVGSEEWDEKLEELVEAIAHHTDEEERTILNGARENVAMERREELGEAFLEERGRQLKAGCGAVDNVRRIVRS; encoded by the coding sequence ATGTCTGACACGCGAGACGTCGTTGCACTCATTCTCCAGGATCACCGAAGAATGGAGGATCTGTTCCGTCTGATGCGCAGCGTCGAGGCTGACCGGGCAGCCGCCCTGAGGGAGTTCGCCGATCTGTTGATCGCGCACGCGCTGGCGGAAGAGGCGAAGGTGTACCCCGCCCTCAAGCGCTTCAAGAACATCGAGGACGAAGAGGTCGAGCACGGCGAGGAGGAGCACGAGGAGGGCAACAAGGCACTCCTCGAGCTCCTGGAGGTCGACGAGGTCGGCTCCGAGGAGTGGGACGAGAAGCTCGAGGAGCTCGTGGAGGCCATCGCCCACCACACCGACGAGGAGGAGCGCACGATCCTCAACGGCGCCCGCGAGAATGTCGCCATGGAGCGACGGGAGGAGCTGGGCGAGGCGTTCCTGGAGGAGAGGGGGCGTCAGCTGAAGGCCGGCTGCGGCGCTGTGGACAACGTGCGCCGTATCGTCCGCTCCTGA
- the proP gene encoding glycine betaine/L-proline transporter ProP gives MSTATVATPPTSLPTVPKNATVTDPALVKRAVKAAALGNAMEWFDFGVYSYIAVTLGKVFFPSGNPTAQLLSTFGAFAAAFLVRPLGGMVFGPLGDRVGRQKVLAVTMIMMAAGTFAIGLIPSYASIGVGAPVLLLAARLVQGFSTGGEYAGASTFIAEYAPDKRRGFLGSWLEFGTLAGYIGGAGLVTLMTALLSTEDLLSWGWRIPFLIAGPMGIIGLYLRMRLEETPAFTAELEKAESNRPKVPLRQMIVGQWRALLLCVGLVLVFNVTDYMLLSYMPSYLTSELHYDETHGLLVVLGVMAVMMIVQPFAGALSDRVGRRPVIAAGCAGFLLLSVPAVLLIRQGSLLAVALGMGALGLLLVCFTAAMPAALPALFPTKVRYGSLSIGFNVSVSIFGGTTPLVVTALIGATGNMMMPAYYMMAAAVIGGVAVWFMAESAGRPLPGSAPSL, from the coding sequence TTGTCGACTGCCACAGTCGCCACTCCCCCGACCTCCCTCCCGACCGTCCCGAAGAACGCCACCGTCACGGACCCCGCCCTCGTGAAACGCGCCGTGAAGGCCGCCGCGCTGGGCAACGCGATGGAATGGTTCGACTTCGGCGTCTACAGCTACATCGCGGTCACCCTGGGCAAGGTCTTCTTCCCGTCCGGGAACCCGACCGCCCAGCTGCTCTCCACCTTCGGCGCCTTCGCCGCCGCCTTCCTGGTCCGACCGCTCGGCGGCATGGTCTTCGGGCCGCTCGGCGACCGCGTCGGCCGTCAGAAGGTGCTGGCCGTCACCATGATCATGATGGCCGCGGGCACCTTCGCCATCGGCCTCATCCCGTCGTACGCGTCGATCGGCGTCGGAGCCCCGGTGCTCCTGCTGGCCGCCCGCCTGGTGCAGGGCTTCTCCACCGGCGGCGAGTACGCGGGCGCCTCCACGTTCATCGCCGAGTACGCGCCCGACAAGCGGCGCGGCTTCCTCGGCAGCTGGCTGGAGTTCGGCACGCTCGCCGGGTACATCGGCGGCGCCGGCCTGGTCACGCTGATGACCGCGCTGCTGTCCACGGAGGACCTGCTGAGCTGGGGCTGGCGGATCCCGTTCCTGATCGCGGGTCCGATGGGCATCATCGGCCTCTACCTGCGGATGCGGCTGGAGGAGACCCCGGCCTTCACGGCCGAGCTCGAGAAGGCCGAGTCGAACCGCCCGAAGGTGCCGCTGCGCCAGATGATCGTGGGCCAGTGGCGGGCACTGCTGCTCTGTGTCGGCCTGGTGCTCGTCTTCAACGTCACCGACTACATGCTGCTGTCGTACATGCCGAGCTATCTGACCAGTGAGCTCCACTACGACGAGACGCACGGCCTGCTCGTCGTCCTCGGCGTGATGGCCGTGATGATGATCGTCCAGCCCTTCGCGGGAGCCCTGTCCGACCGTGTGGGTCGCCGACCGGTGATCGCCGCGGGCTGTGCGGGCTTCCTGTTGCTGTCCGTCCCCGCCGTGCTGCTGATCCGTCAGGGCAGCCTGCTCGCGGTCGCGCTCGGCATGGGCGCGTTGGGCCTGCTGCTGGTCTGCTTCACGGCGGCGATGCCGGCCGCGTTGCCTGCGCTGTTCCCGACGAAGGTCCGCTACGGATCGCTGTCGATCGGCTTCAACGTCTCCGTCTCGATCTTCGGCGGCACCACCCCGCTGGTGGTGACGGCCCTGATCGGGGCGACCGGGAACATGATGATGCCCGCCTACTACATGATGGCCGCGGCCGTGATCGGCGGTGTGGCGGTGTGGTTCATGGCTGAGTCCGCGGGGCGCCCGCTGCCGGGCTCGGCACCCTCGCTGTAG
- a CDS encoding alpha/beta fold hydrolase — translation MQHTTTPDGVRIAYQVRGEGAPLVLLAGQANNHHWWDGVRDDFHAERSTLTVDYRGTGESDKPDSPYSTEIFAQDVIAVLDELGIDRADVYGTSMGGRVGQQLAARHPHRVRSLVLGCTSPGGPHAVERDNDVRRSLVQPQPGAARQALLELMYTPGWLATHSGPHRTLGDPAMPPYAQRRHLVASNQHDAWHLLPGISAPTMVVHGSDDLLNPAANAPLLANRIPGARLHMIPGARHAYFEEFRAVASPLVLDFLTAVPPR, via the coding sequence ATGCAGCACACGACGACGCCTGACGGGGTCCGTATCGCCTACCAGGTCCGAGGCGAGGGAGCGCCGCTCGTTCTGCTGGCGGGTCAGGCGAACAACCACCACTGGTGGGACGGGGTACGCGACGATTTCCATGCCGAACGCAGCACCCTCACGGTCGACTACCGCGGCACGGGGGAGAGCGACAAGCCCGACAGCCCCTACAGCACCGAGATCTTCGCGCAGGATGTGATCGCGGTGCTCGACGAGCTCGGCATCGACCGGGCCGACGTCTACGGCACGTCCATGGGGGGACGCGTAGGTCAGCAGCTCGCGGCCCGCCATCCGCACCGCGTGCGCTCCCTGGTGCTCGGCTGCACCTCGCCCGGCGGCCCGCACGCAGTCGAACGCGACAACGACGTGCGCAGGTCGTTGGTACAACCTCAACCGGGTGCGGCGCGACAGGCCTTGCTCGAACTGATGTACACCCCGGGCTGGCTGGCGACACATTCCGGCCCCCACCGGACACTCGGCGACCCGGCCATGCCCCCGTACGCCCAACGTCGCCACCTGGTGGCCAGCAACCAGCACGACGCGTGGCACCTCCTGCCCGGCATCAGCGCACCCACGATGGTCGTGCACGGCAGCGACGACCTGCTCAACCCCGCCGCCAACGCGCCCCTGCTCGCGAACCGCATTCCCGGCGCCCGGCTTCACATGATCCCCGGAGCGCGGCACGCCTACTTCGAGGAATTCCGGGCCGTCGCAAGCCCGCTCGTCCTGGACTTCCTCACTGCGGTGCCGCCCCGGTAA